One genomic region from Nocardia vinacea encodes:
- a CDS encoding glutathione S-transferase family protein has protein sequence MTKSVSENGSYVEAGEFKRDTNYITTRITADGRDGYPVEPGRYRLVAARACPWANRTLIVRRLLGLEEVISLGLCGPTHDRHSWTFDLDPRGVDPVLGIARLRDAYLARFLDYPRGITVPAVVDVPTGQVVTNDYAQITLDFATEWTALHRPGAPQLYPQELRAEIDEVNLAVFRDVNNGVYRCGFAGTQDAYEAAYDRLFARLDWLSERLTTQRYLVGDTITEADVRLFTTLVRFDSVYHGHFKTNRSKLTEMPVLWAYARDLYQTPGFGDTVDFAQIKEHYYVVHADINPTQIVPKGPDLTNWLTPHGREALDGRPFGEGTPPPPPPLTERVPALREPA, from the coding sequence GTGACCAAGTCGGTATCGGAAAATGGCTCGTACGTCGAAGCCGGTGAGTTCAAGCGAGATACGAATTACATCACCACACGCATTACCGCCGACGGCCGCGACGGGTATCCGGTCGAGCCCGGCCGCTATCGGCTGGTCGCGGCGCGGGCCTGTCCGTGGGCCAACCGCACGCTGATCGTGCGCAGGCTGCTGGGACTGGAAGAAGTCATCTCGCTCGGGTTGTGCGGACCGACGCACGACAGGCACAGCTGGACCTTCGATCTGGATCCCCGTGGGGTGGATCCGGTGCTCGGCATTGCCCGGTTGCGTGATGCGTACCTTGCGAGATTCCTGGACTATCCGCGCGGCATCACAGTGCCCGCGGTCGTCGATGTCCCCACCGGGCAGGTGGTGACCAACGACTACGCGCAGATCACACTCGACTTCGCCACCGAGTGGACCGCATTGCATCGCCCCGGCGCGCCGCAGCTATATCCGCAGGAGTTGCGGGCCGAGATCGACGAGGTGAACCTGGCGGTCTTCCGGGATGTCAACAATGGCGTCTACCGGTGTGGATTCGCCGGAACGCAGGACGCGTACGAGGCGGCCTACGATCGACTCTTCGCGCGGTTGGACTGGCTGTCCGAACGCCTCACCACCCAGCGCTACCTGGTGGGCGACACCATTACCGAGGCCGATGTGCGGCTGTTCACCACGCTGGTCCGCTTCGATTCGGTCTATCACGGCCACTTCAAGACCAACCGCTCCAAACTGACCGAAATGCCGGTGCTCTGGGCCTATGCGCGCGATCTGTACCAGACACCCGGATTCGGTGACACCGTCGATTTCGCCCAGATCAAAGAGCACTACTACGTGGTGCACGCCGATATCAACCCGACGCAGATCGTGCCCAAAGGTCCGGATCTGACCAACTGGCTGACCCCGCACGGCCGAGAAGCGCTGGACGGCAGGCCATTCGGCGAAGGCACCCCGCCGCCACCGCCACCGCTCACGGAAAGGGTCCCCGCCCTTCGCGAACCGGCGTGA
- a CDS encoding enoyl-CoA hydratase/isomerase family protein: MSDTKATRLTRETTDAGAEVATLTLANPPLNLFDRSMLDALVEDLAELSANPPRAVLLRAEGKLVSGGVDVHIFDGLLSPTPPTSSATVPRATEQGAELWRTLFAQIIHPLEALPCPVVFAAHGLTLTAAFEMALACDIILAAPKAKFGLVETVVGLTPSMGGPQRLAERAGSGRAREFVMTGDLYDAATMAEWGVVNAIHDDVDTAARELTNRLAQGPTRAHAATKQIIEAWRSGGVAHADSVTPEVSGALFDTADLRGAVRSFLEVGPGKATYTGR; encoded by the coding sequence ATGAGTGATACCAAGGCCACGAGGCTGACCCGGGAAACCACCGACGCCGGCGCCGAGGTCGCGACCCTCACCCTGGCCAATCCGCCGCTGAACCTGTTCGACCGGTCGATGCTCGACGCGCTCGTCGAGGATCTCGCCGAGCTGTCGGCCAACCCGCCGCGCGCGGTGCTGCTGCGGGCCGAGGGCAAGCTGGTCTCGGGTGGCGTCGACGTGCACATCTTCGACGGGCTCCTCTCACCCACCCCGCCGACTTCGTCGGCTACCGTCCCCCGAGCGACCGAGCAGGGCGCTGAGCTGTGGCGCACCCTGTTCGCGCAGATCATCCATCCGCTGGAGGCGCTGCCGTGTCCGGTGGTCTTCGCCGCGCACGGCCTGACCCTGACCGCCGCGTTCGAAATGGCCCTGGCGTGCGACATCATCCTGGCCGCGCCGAAGGCGAAATTCGGGCTGGTGGAGACGGTCGTCGGCCTGACGCCGTCGATGGGCGGGCCACAGCGACTGGCCGAGCGCGCTGGTTCGGGCCGCGCCCGCGAATTCGTGATGACCGGTGACCTCTACGACGCCGCGACCATGGCCGAATGGGGCGTGGTCAACGCCATCCACGACGATGTCGACACCGCCGCACGGGAATTGACGAATCGTCTGGCCCAGGGCCCGACCCGGGCGCATGCCGCGACCAAGCAGATCATCGAGGCGTGGCGATCCGGCGGTGTGGCGCACGCGGATTCGGTGACGCCGGAGGTGTCCGGTGCACTGTTCGACACGGCGGATCTGCGCGGCGCGGTGCGTAGCTTCCTGGAGGTCGGACCGGGAAAGGCGACTTACACCGGCCGGTGA
- a CDS encoding ABC transporter ATP-binding protein, which yields MGWMRRLWTECWGHRGTVTGIAIALTAGALVEISAPLLTKRAVDATGVGDTSVIGTIAALLALVAFGRFSAAFGRRMLAGRLSLDVQHSLRVSLLASLQRLDGAGQDTLRTGQVVSRSITDLQLVQGLLAMTPLSGLALLEFLLAAAVMVWLSPPLAAVALLVVPAIAVLVYRMRPRLYAATWSAQQRAAEVAQHVEETVTGVRVVKGFGQEARMVRVLEEQGRVLYAERMRAAKINARFAPVVTTIPQAGLVAVIVVGGLLALHGVIGIGTFLAFSAYVTTMTVTTRTMSSVVIMAQLTRAAAERVYQVIDAAPEIADPPAPAELPDGPLGIEIDSLTFGFEPSQPILRDLDLTVQPGETVAIIGPAGSGKSTLSLLLPRFYAPESGTIRLFGSTATAESAEQVDIADLRASDLRSAVGVVFDDPFLFSDTIAANIALGRPAATDAEIRYAAKLAAADEFITELTDGYDTVVGERGLTLSGGQRQRIALARALLARPRILVLDDATSAVDAVTEAAIFEKLPDAGGRTTLILAHRESTLAHADRVIRLPGPVSHATDEATIADIPRSAGSRRTATPTSGPGGFSSAAADLSETPELRRTLERLPPATEQPDLDDEQLRQPDPGFRLTRLLRPVRRLVLTVITLLALDTLIGVAFPPIVRYAIDSGVSGHDSSALARAGALGAALVVLGLAVGAATTVLTARSGERVLFGLRVRSYAHLQRLGLDYYERELSGRIMTRMTTDVDALSTFLQTGVATTLIGALTLVGIAVALLVIDASLAAVVLIALPPLLVATALFRRVSSTAYTVSREHVSTVNADFQENVAGLRAVQANRHEPIAARRFAEYSDRYRASRMRAQRAIAMYFAFVIAWADLALAAVVYFGAREVAENTTTAGTLIAFVLYLQLLFGPILQLSQVFDGYQQARVGLRRIGDLLRTPSSIAADPPDATAIDHGLRGEVVLDDIRFHYPSTEKPALDGVSLRIPAGSTLALVGSTGAGKSTIVKLLARLYDLPRDNPGAIAVDDIDIRDYRLTDYRARLGIVPQEAHLFTGDVASNIAFGKPSATEAEIAAAATAVGAADMIAALPQGMRHPIGERGRGLSAGQRQLIALARAELVRPDLLLLDEATATLDPETEASVLVASRSLTRGRTTVVVAHRLGTAARADRIAVVERGRIAEIGPHDTLVAAGGRYAQLWAAASEAGGIFSGEDGSSSLGSGLSGGQSIH from the coding sequence ATGGGTTGGATGCGCAGATTGTGGACCGAGTGTTGGGGCCACCGGGGAACGGTCACGGGCATCGCGATCGCATTGACGGCCGGAGCGCTGGTCGAGATCTCCGCGCCACTGCTGACCAAGCGGGCGGTCGATGCGACCGGAGTCGGTGACACGTCCGTCATCGGGACCATCGCGGCTCTACTCGCCCTTGTCGCATTCGGCCGCTTCTCGGCGGCCTTCGGACGCCGCATGTTGGCCGGACGGCTTTCCCTCGATGTGCAGCACTCGCTGCGTGTCAGTCTGCTCGCCTCGCTACAGCGATTGGACGGCGCCGGGCAGGACACGCTGCGCACCGGACAGGTGGTGTCGCGTTCGATTACGGATCTGCAGTTGGTGCAGGGCCTTTTGGCGATGACGCCGCTGTCCGGGTTGGCATTGCTGGAGTTCCTGCTGGCCGCCGCAGTGATGGTGTGGCTGTCGCCACCGCTGGCCGCCGTCGCATTGCTGGTGGTCCCGGCAATCGCAGTGCTGGTGTATCGGATGCGGCCTCGACTGTACGCGGCAACGTGGTCGGCGCAGCAGCGAGCCGCCGAGGTCGCACAACATGTCGAAGAGACCGTCACCGGCGTCCGGGTGGTCAAGGGCTTCGGGCAGGAAGCTCGGATGGTGCGGGTGCTGGAGGAACAGGGGCGCGTTCTCTACGCCGAGCGCATGCGCGCCGCCAAGATCAATGCGCGCTTCGCGCCCGTGGTGACCACGATTCCGCAAGCCGGGCTGGTCGCGGTGATTGTTGTGGGCGGACTGCTCGCCCTGCACGGCGTCATCGGAATCGGCACCTTTCTCGCCTTCTCCGCATACGTCACCACCATGACCGTCACCACCCGCACCATGTCCTCGGTGGTGATCATGGCCCAGCTGACCAGGGCCGCCGCCGAGCGCGTCTACCAGGTCATCGACGCCGCGCCCGAAATCGCCGACCCGCCCGCTCCCGCCGAACTCCCCGATGGGCCCTTGGGCATCGAAATCGATTCGCTGACCTTCGGATTCGAGCCCTCGCAACCCATCCTGCGTGACCTCGATCTGACCGTGCAGCCCGGCGAAACTGTCGCCATCATCGGCCCGGCGGGCTCCGGAAAGTCAACGCTCTCACTGCTTCTCCCCCGCTTCTATGCCCCGGAGTCCGGCACCATTCGCCTATTCGGATCGACCGCCACCGCGGAATCCGCTGAGCAAGTGGATATCGCTGACCTGCGCGCATCCGATTTACGCAGCGCGGTCGGGGTGGTGTTCGACGACCCATTCCTGTTCAGCGACACCATTGCCGCGAATATCGCACTCGGCCGACCAGCGGCCACCGACGCCGAAATCCGCTATGCCGCGAAGCTTGCCGCGGCCGACGAGTTCATCACCGAACTCACCGACGGCTACGACACCGTGGTCGGCGAACGCGGATTGACGCTCTCCGGCGGGCAGCGGCAGCGAATCGCTCTGGCCAGGGCGCTATTGGCGCGGCCACGGATTCTGGTGCTCGATGACGCGACCTCCGCGGTCGATGCGGTGACCGAGGCGGCCATCTTCGAGAAGCTGCCCGATGCGGGCGGACGCACCACACTGATCCTGGCGCATCGGGAATCCACACTGGCCCATGCGGATCGGGTGATCCGGCTCCCCGGGCCGGTCTCACACGCCACCGATGAAGCCACAATCGCCGACATCCCACGGTCAGCCGGTTCCCGACGCACCGCAACACCCACCAGCGGCCCCGGCGGATTCTCCAGCGCCGCAGCCGATCTCAGCGAAACCCCCGAATTGCGCCGTACCCTCGAACGTCTGCCACCGGCCACCGAACAACCCGACCTGGACGACGAACAGCTGCGCCAACCAGACCCCGGATTCCGACTCACTCGCCTGTTGCGCCCGGTGCGCCGACTGGTTCTGACCGTAATCACCCTGCTCGCACTGGACACCCTCATCGGCGTCGCCTTCCCACCGATCGTCCGCTATGCCATCGATTCCGGTGTGAGCGGCCATGACTCGAGCGCACTCGCCCGGGCGGGCGCGCTCGGCGCGGCCTTGGTCGTGCTCGGTCTCGCGGTCGGCGCGGCGACCACCGTCCTCACCGCCCGCAGCGGCGAACGCGTCCTCTTCGGCCTCCGCGTGCGCAGCTACGCCCATCTGCAACGGCTGGGATTGGACTACTACGAGCGCGAGCTGTCCGGTCGCATCATGACCCGGATGACCACCGATGTGGATGCACTCTCGACCTTCCTGCAAACCGGCGTCGCGACCACGCTGATCGGCGCACTCACCCTGGTCGGTATCGCGGTGGCGCTATTGGTCATCGATGCCTCGCTGGCCGCTGTGGTGCTGATCGCGCTGCCGCCGCTGCTGGTCGCGACGGCGCTGTTCCGCCGCGTCTCCTCGACCGCCTACACCGTCTCGCGCGAACACGTCTCGACCGTCAATGCCGATTTCCAGGAAAACGTCGCCGGACTGCGCGCCGTCCAGGCCAACCGGCACGAGCCGATCGCCGCCCGCCGCTTCGCCGAATACTCCGATCGCTACCGCGCCAGCCGGATGCGCGCCCAGCGCGCGATCGCCATGTACTTCGCCTTCGTCATCGCCTGGGCCGATCTGGCGCTGGCCGCGGTCGTGTACTTCGGCGCGCGCGAAGTCGCCGAGAACACCACGACCGCGGGCACACTCATCGCCTTCGTGCTCTACCTGCAGCTGCTCTTCGGCCCGATCCTGCAGTTGTCCCAGGTTTTCGACGGCTACCAGCAGGCGCGCGTCGGTCTGCGCCGCATCGGCGACCTGCTGCGCACCCCGTCCTCGATCGCCGCCGATCCACCGGACGCGACCGCGATCGACCACGGATTGCGCGGCGAGGTCGTCCTCGACGACATCCGATTCCATTATCCGAGCACCGAGAAGCCCGCCCTCGACGGAGTGTCATTGCGGATTCCGGCCGGATCCACACTGGCTTTGGTCGGATCGACGGGCGCGGGCAAATCGACCATCGTCAAGTTGCTGGCCCGCCTCTACGATCTGCCCCGCGACAATCCGGGTGCGATCGCCGTCGACGACATCGACATCCGCGACTACCGCCTCACCGACTATCGCGCCCGGCTCGGCATCGTCCCCCAGGAAGCTCACCTCTTCACCGGCGACGTCGCCAGCAACATTGCATTCGGGAAACCTTCCGCGACCGAAGCGGAGATCGCGGCCGCCGCCACCGCGGTCGGTGCGGCCGACATGATCGCGGCGCTACCGCAGGGCATGCGTCATCCGATCGGCGAGCGCGGCCGCGGCCTCTCGGCGGGCCAACGCCAACTGATCGCACTCGCCAGGGCCGAATTGGTCCGTCCGGATCTACTGCTGCTCGACGAGGCCACCGCCACCCTCGATCCGGAGACCGAGGCATCGGTGCTGGTAGCGAGCCGATCGCTGACGCGCGGCCGGACCACCGTCGTCGTGGCACACCGGCTGGGCACCGCCGCGCGAGCCGATCGGATCGCCGTCGTCGAACGCGGACGAATCGCCGAAATCGGGCCGCACGACACATTGGTTGCGGCCGGTGGCCGCTATGCCCAGCTATGGGCGGCGGCCAGCGAAGCGGGGGGAATATTCTCGGGTGAGGACGGGTCGTCATCTTTGGGATCGGGGTTGTCCGGTGGTCAGTCGATCCACTGA
- a CDS encoding TetR family transcriptional regulator, giving the protein MSVRGEIAAVRLRPTICEAVEKAAASLDFTGVRALRVLLHAGVSAYWPLVKAAPAKQARRYEATAHQLAERWEAQTECVADPQATALFREMDSEVASFLDLCADRSGAQWLEPTDAIAAYVVSMLQGTVLRWLADCNDETMLVVLDDLVSSLAGRAAEV; this is encoded by the coding sequence TTGAGCGTACGTGGAGAAATAGCAGCGGTCAGGCTGCGGCCGACCATCTGCGAGGCCGTCGAGAAGGCGGCCGCCTCGCTCGATTTCACCGGAGTGCGAGCACTTCGGGTGCTGCTGCATGCCGGCGTGAGCGCGTACTGGCCGCTGGTCAAGGCGGCTCCGGCCAAGCAGGCCCGCAGGTACGAGGCGACCGCGCATCAGTTGGCCGAACGGTGGGAGGCGCAGACCGAATGTGTCGCCGACCCGCAGGCCACGGCCCTGTTTCGCGAGATGGACTCCGAGGTCGCGAGCTTCCTGGATCTCTGCGCCGACCGTTCGGGCGCGCAGTGGTTGGAGCCGACGGATGCCATCGCGGCCTACGTGGTCTCGATGCTGCAGGGCACGGTGCTGCGCTGGCTCGCGGATTGCAATGACGAAACGATGCTGGTGGTGCTCGACGACCTGGTCAGCAGCCTGGCCGGCCGGGCCGCCGAAGTCTGA
- a CDS encoding class I adenylate-forming enzyme family protein, producing the protein MSQFLVEYPLNRPHARDAPLARGADGVLRYGNLTPALTELLDLQVHAFSTREAVVEIGGPRLSYRELWHSASRIAGGLQEHGIGYGDRVAIHMPTGVRWVQAFLGALLSGAVPVLVHDGLPDAVAERVMADSSTDLVLGDGSDELPDGAAFIDDGAALNDLALLCYTSGAGPCPVNATVAPKGVELTNENLLSAIRSVVAALDLPTDGLRNLVLLPLAHASGCVDQLLPTFAVGGTVVLAPDSRSLAETIVSERIDMVSATPRVFARLLPELAALRTEGLCTEGIVRVSNAGHRGERAAAPTDPADLAAPLRDMFPAARRWSVWGATETSGIGLVVDDDTDTAPGADPVLGFAFGGTELALWGPQAQTGHGELLCRGPNVTHRYWNDPETTADRFTGNWFHTGDQVSIDADGLVRRERAQAG; encoded by the coding sequence ATGTCGCAGTTTTTGGTCGAATATCCACTCAACCGTCCGCATGCCCGCGACGCCCCGCTGGCCCGCGGCGCCGATGGGGTGCTGCGCTACGGCAACCTCACCCCGGCGCTGACCGAACTATTGGATCTGCAGGTGCACGCCTTCTCGACCAGGGAGGCGGTGGTGGAGATCGGCGGCCCCCGGCTGAGTTATCGGGAACTGTGGCACTCCGCCTCCCGCATCGCGGGCGGTCTGCAGGAACACGGCATCGGCTACGGCGACCGGGTCGCCATCCACATGCCAACGGGCGTGCGCTGGGTACAGGCCTTCCTCGGGGCGCTGCTCAGCGGCGCGGTCCCGGTGCTGGTGCACGACGGACTGCCCGATGCGGTGGCCGAGCGGGTGATGGCCGACAGCAGTACCGATCTCGTACTCGGCGATGGCAGTGACGAACTGCCCGACGGCGCCGCCTTCATCGATGACGGTGCGGCCCTGAACGATCTGGCACTGCTCTGCTACACCAGTGGCGCCGGGCCGTGTCCGGTCAATGCCACCGTCGCGCCCAAGGGCGTCGAGCTGACCAACGAAAATCTGCTTTCCGCGATCCGTTCTGTCGTTGCGGCGCTGGATCTGCCGACCGACGGGCTGCGCAATCTGGTGCTGTTACCGCTGGCGCATGCGAGCGGCTGCGTGGACCAGCTGCTACCGACCTTCGCGGTCGGCGGCACGGTCGTCCTCGCGCCGGATAGTCGCAGTCTCGCGGAAACCATTGTCTCCGAACGGATCGATATGGTTTCCGCGACACCACGCGTCTTCGCCCGCCTGCTGCCCGAACTCGCGGCGCTGCGCACCGAGGGACTGTGTACCGAGGGCATCGTTAGGGTCAGCAATGCCGGGCATCGCGGCGAACGTGCCGCCGCTCCCACCGATCCCGCGGATCTGGCCGCCCCCCTGCGGGATATGTTCCCGGCCGCGCGGCGGTGGTCGGTCTGGGGCGCGACCGAAACCAGCGGTATCGGCCTGGTCGTCGACGACGACACCGATACCGCGCCCGGCGCGGATCCGGTGCTCGGATTCGCCTTCGGCGGTACCGAATTGGCGCTGTGGGGGCCGCAGGCGCAGACCGGGCACGGCGAATTGCTGTGTCGCGGACCGAATGTCACCCACCGCTACTGGAACGATCCGGAGACCACCGCGGACCGCTTCACCGGAAATTGGTTCCACACCGGCGATCAGGTCAGCATCGACGCCGACGGTCTGGTCCGACGCGAGCGGGCGCAGGCGGGGTGA
- a CDS encoding tyrosine-protein phosphatase has protein sequence MTLSPSADQFYLTGTFNFRDLGGLRTVDGARIRPGVLLRSAQLSGLDLPGHAILRELGVTDVFDLRGPREIEHIGHDNLPEGVRLNVTPFDSRMAEAPPHDAQTDAAFPHMLEVYRDFPARPEANTAIIAIAETIAHGDGAVLVHCAAGKDRTGWAIATLLRAVAVGEADVRADFMASNDAVPALRAMMAPKLTAGAELSIDILGVREDYLRIATDTVHDSHGDFETYLTAIGFTADLRARLRDRMLV, from the coding sequence GTGACTCTCTCGCCCTCCGCCGACCAGTTCTATCTGACCGGCACGTTCAACTTCCGCGATCTCGGCGGTCTGCGCACCGTCGACGGCGCGCGGATCCGCCCCGGCGTGCTGTTGCGCTCGGCTCAGCTGAGCGGCCTCGATCTGCCCGGACACGCGATCCTGCGCGAACTCGGCGTTACCGATGTCTTCGACCTGCGCGGGCCGCGCGAGATCGAGCACATCGGCCACGACAATCTGCCCGAGGGCGTGCGACTGAATGTCACACCGTTCGACTCCCGGATGGCCGAGGCGCCGCCGCACGATGCGCAGACCGACGCCGCTTTCCCGCACATGCTCGAGGTCTACCGCGACTTCCCGGCCCGGCCCGAGGCAAATACCGCGATCATCGCCATCGCCGAGACGATCGCCCACGGCGACGGCGCGGTGCTGGTGCATTGCGCGGCGGGTAAGGACCGCACCGGGTGGGCGATCGCGACCCTGCTGCGCGCGGTCGCGGTCGGCGAGGCCGATGTGCGCGCCGACTTCATGGCCAGCAATGACGCCGTCCCCGCCCTGCGCGCCATGATGGCGCCGAAACTCACTGCGGGAGCCGAACTTTCTATCGATATCCTCGGCGTGCGCGAGGACTACCTGCGCATCGCGACGGATACGGTGCACGATAGCCACGGTGATTTCGAGACCTACCTGACCGCCATCGGATTCACCGCCGACCTGCGCGCGCGATTGCGCGACCGCATGCTCGTGTGA
- a CDS encoding ABC transporter ATP-binding protein encodes MSAGRPLAFSVRGLTKRYDLVTAVENVSFTVPSGTTAALVGPAGAGKSTILRILLGLHQPTSGTAAVGGPGSRRRDGSAVVVGGMLQPRGLHPARSARDHLLVYAAAAGVEDARVDEVIQVVGLGELARTRAGELSDGSQTRLALATALLGDPQLLILDEPSAGLDAAERAWLADFLRRHTRRGGSVLLSSESLANVIPMADNIIVVSEGSVVYQGTPARLRRGHPDRLVVAASTPIALATMLAAQGFTDAVIRPDGRLAVAEATETQIRAAATTAGVRVDNIAADQIHPDRVLASLVKPARPPQPAPYAGIAPQQPTSYGITR; translated from the coding sequence ATGAGCGCGGGCCGACCGCTCGCCTTCTCCGTCCGCGGCCTGACCAAGCGCTACGACCTGGTCACCGCGGTCGAAAACGTGAGCTTCACCGTGCCGTCCGGTACCACCGCCGCCCTGGTCGGCCCGGCGGGCGCGGGTAAGTCGACAATCCTGCGGATCCTGCTCGGTCTACACCAGCCGACGTCCGGAACCGCCGCGGTCGGCGGGCCGGGCTCGCGGCGGCGCGACGGATCCGCGGTTGTCGTCGGCGGCATGTTGCAGCCACGTGGACTGCACCCGGCTCGAAGCGCGCGTGATCATCTGCTGGTCTATGCGGCGGCCGCGGGAGTCGAGGACGCGCGGGTCGACGAGGTGATCCAGGTGGTCGGCCTCGGTGAGTTGGCGAGGACACGGGCGGGCGAGCTGTCGGACGGATCGCAAACCCGGCTGGCCCTGGCAACCGCGCTGCTGGGCGACCCGCAGCTGCTGATTCTCGACGAGCCATCGGCCGGTCTCGACGCGGCGGAACGCGCCTGGCTGGCGGACTTCCTGCGGCGGCACACCCGTCGCGGTGGCTCGGTCCTGTTATCCAGCGAAAGCCTCGCGAACGTGATTCCGATGGCGGACAACATCATTGTCGTGAGCGAGGGCTCGGTGGTCTATCAGGGCACCCCTGCCCGGCTTCGGCGCGGACACCCCGATCGACTGGTCGTCGCCGCATCGACCCCGATCGCACTCGCGACCATGTTGGCCGCACAGGGCTTCACCGATGCGGTGATCCGCCCCGACGGACGCCTCGCCGTCGCCGAAGCGACCGAAACGCAGATCCGCGCGGCCGCGACGACGGCCGGTGTGCGCGTGGACAATATCGCCGCCGACCAGATCCATCCCGACCGAGTGCTCGCCTCATTGGTCAAACCGGCCCGCCCACCCCAGCCCGCCCCCTATGCCGGGATCGCACCGCAGCAACCGACCTCCTACGGGATTACACGATGA
- a CDS encoding ABC transporter permease, translating to MIAVLPPDLVPAVNSEVRKVSTLRAGRILAALIPAVALVACTVTALLAGPADPKSNPATGAATIGLYIGLAVAIVVAGAFGAAGAGAEYRYATMPTTALFASDRDRLVAAKFLVTAGFALAATFVVELIAFACLLGFGRGKFDFGVRFLAVLGGGLLAAVCWSLIGAGLGLLLRTSTTAVVAMLGWLVIIEPLIWVVAKAIGLAGVVTVLPGSATVSTVAVGSFKDSDFLAPTPAALVVLILWTIAAAGGAWWLLRTRDI from the coding sequence ATGATCGCCGTTCTGCCACCGGACCTCGTTCCGGCCGTCAACTCCGAGGTGCGCAAGGTCAGCACACTGCGCGCCGGCCGAATCCTGGCCGCGCTGATTCCCGCGGTCGCCCTCGTCGCGTGCACGGTGACCGCACTGCTCGCCGGACCCGCCGATCCGAAATCCAATCCGGCCACGGGCGCGGCGACCATCGGGCTCTATATCGGTCTCGCGGTCGCGATCGTGGTGGCCGGAGCCTTCGGCGCGGCCGGTGCGGGAGCCGAATACCGTTACGCGACAATGCCGACCACCGCCCTGTTCGCCTCCGACCGGGACCGGCTCGTCGCCGCGAAGTTCCTCGTCACCGCGGGCTTCGCCCTGGCAGCGACCTTCGTCGTCGAACTCATCGCCTTCGCCTGCCTGCTCGGTTTCGGCCGCGGCAAATTCGACTTCGGAGTGCGCTTCCTCGCCGTCCTCGGCGGCGGGCTGCTCGCCGCGGTCTGCTGGTCCCTGATCGGCGCCGGCCTGGGCCTGCTGCTGCGCACCTCCACCACCGCGGTCGTGGCGATGCTCGGCTGGCTGGTGATCATCGAACCGTTGATCTGGGTCGTCGCTAAAGCAATCGGCCTCGCCGGAGTGGTCACCGTCCTGCCCGGCTCCGCCACTGTCAGCACCGTCGCCGTCGGTTCCTTCAAAGACAGCGACTTCCTGGCCCCCACCCCCGCCGCCCTGGTGGTCCTCATCCTCTGGACCATCGCCGCCGCCGGTGGGGCCTGGTGGTTGCTGCGCACCCGCGACATCTGA